The candidate division TA06 bacterium B3_TA06 genomic sequence TGTCCGGTTTCATGGCCGGGTAGTAGTAGACGATCGCCACCCTGTCGTCGAAGCGAGCATCGATCTTGACCTGCCTGTCCTTACGGCGCGGGGTGAAATCCTTACGCAGAGGCTTGACTTCGGTCGGTGTGCAGGTGGCTACCGGTATATCGGAGATTGTGCGGAAGGTCGATCTGTAGGAGGAATGCATCTTGCGCACCCTTGTGCCCCTGTGCAGGAGGTTGTATGCATCAGACGTAGGACCGAACATGCAGACCATGACCTCGGCTATCTGGCCGTTTGCGGCAGCATTGCAGGCGCAACGCAGATTGAATGCAGCGTCCGAGGATGGGCGGTCGCTTGAACGCTGTGAACCTACCATAACGATTGGCACCGGAGGGTTCTGAACCATGAAAGTAAGTGCCGCAGCGGTGTGGTGCATGGTGTCGGTGCCGTGACCGATTACGATGCCGTCCACTCCGTTGGCTATCTCCCTGCCTATGGTCTTGGCAGTGGTTATATACTCGGCTGGTCCCATGTTCTCACTGAATACCCCGAAGAGCTTTTCGGTTTTCAGATTGCAGATATCGGCAAGCTCGGGCACCGCCCCGTAGAGCTCGCCGGGCGTGAATGCAGGGATCACCGCGCCGGTGCGATAATCCAGTCTTGAGGCAATGGTCCCGCCCGTGCCCAGAAGGGTAACGTTCGGCTTGGCAGGGTCGTAAGGGAACTCCTGCTCCGGAATCTTGTAGTGAGCCTCGCGGAACCCCTTTTCACGGATGGCTTTTATGCGCTCTACCGCGATGCCGATGTTATACCCCGTCGCCAACTTCAGAACCAGATGCAGGTCGTCTGCCTGCTCCGAGCGCGGCAGGATTATGCCTTCAAAGATTCCCTTGTCCGTTTCTATCTCAACGTCCGCCCACACCCGTGCCCCCATACGGCGAAGCACTTCGCGGGCTTTACCGCGGTAGCCTTTAAGCGGATCGTTTTTATTCATCTTAGTGTTCCTTGTCTTCCGGGTATATTTACTGGGACTGATAATAGCCGAATGTGATGGAAAGTCAACTACTTCGAGAGTAATAAAGTTCTGCTACAGAGTTTTCTTTCTAGGTAAGATGCTAAACTAAATCCGGGGGCTTGACTAAGACGATTTTTTGGCTAGATTCTCATCATGCGTTGTTCTAAATGTGTATTGCCATCAACTACCCCGGGGATCTCGTTTGATGAGCATGGGGTATGCAACTATTGCCGTAAGGCTAAGCCTGTTACCTATGAGGGAGAAGAGGCTTTACTGGAGGTGCTTGATCGCATTCGTGGCCAGGGGCGCTACGATTGTATAGTAACCCTCTCCGGCGGTCGCGACAGTTCCTATATGCTCCTCAAGGCGGTGCGAGATTATAAGCTTAAGGCTCTGGCTTTCAACTACCGCAATCCCTTCACTCATCCTGTTGCTTCTGAGAATATTCGCCGATTGCAAAAGTGTCTGGGTGTGGATCTGATACAGTTCGAGCTTCCTGGCGTTCATCTACGTACTATGCGTCACAATCTTCTCTCGTGGATGTGTAATCCTTCCCCTGCGATGGTTCCTATGATGTGCGTGGGGTGCAAGACTCTGTGGAAGACGGTTCTTTGTACCGCCTGGCGCTATGGGGTCAGGGCCGCATTTTCCGGAGGCAATCCTTACGAACAGACCACTTTCAAGCGAGAACTTTTGGGCGTTGATGCTGAGGCTTCGGTAGCAAAATACTACACAAGTTACATCTTTGGTCTGGCTCGCGAGGTAGGCAAGAACATACGTTATCTTGCCCCCAAGGTTTTACCCCCGACTATACTGGGCTATCTTTATTCAAGTCCCCAAGCTCCTTTTGTACGTCTCTTGGGAAGAGGATTGACAAGGATTTCCCTTTTCAAATACTTACCCTGGAGCGAAAGTGAGGTTCTGAGTAGG encodes the following:
- the gatD gene encoding Glu-tRNA(Gln) amidotransferase GatDE subunit D → MNKNDPLKGYRGKAREVLRRMGARVWADVEIETDKGIFEGIILPRSEQADDLHLVLKLATGYNIGIAVERIKAIREKGFREAHYKIPEQEFPYDPAKPNVTLLGTGGTIASRLDYRTGAVIPAFTPGELYGAVPELADICNLKTEKLFGVFSENMGPAEYITTAKTIGREIANGVDGIVIGHGTDTMHHTAAALTFMVQNPPVPIVMVGSQRSSDRPSSDAAFNLRCACNAAANGQIAEVMVCMFGPTSDAYNLLHRGTRVRKMHSSYRSTFRTISDIPVATCTPTEVKPLRKDFTPRRKDRQVKIDARFDDRVAIVYYYPAMKPDIIESLIDNGYKGIVIAGTGLGHVNKPLYEPLRKACDKGISVMMTVQTLWGYVQMFVYDTGRDLMELGIVPCSNMLPEVAYIKLGWVLAHTETREEVAKMMLTTVNGEITEREPHDGYLIFQGGLPEIEEFLKRGLR
- a CDS encoding ATPase, which translates into the protein MLDRIRGQGRYDCIVTLSGGRDSSYMLLKAVRDYKLKALAFNYRNPFTHPVASENIRRLQKCLGVDLIQFELPGVHLRTMRHNLLSWMCNPSPAMVPMMCVGCKTLWKTVLCTAWRYGVRAAFSGGNPYEQTTFKRELLGVDAEASVAKYYTSYIFGLAREVGKNIRYLAPKVLPPTILGYLYSSPQAPFVRLLGRGLTRISLFKYLPWSESEVLSRVRDELDWHSPPDYPSTWRFDCKVDDVKNYIYLRLVGVTEKDDFYSRMVRAGLMTRDEALVRVKRENEVDIDLVKAVLAEVGIPLERLDRAIDRYLEAHPR